The Lolium perenne isolate Kyuss_39 chromosome 6, Kyuss_2.0, whole genome shotgun sequence genome segment caaggaggaagaaggggggtatttataccccccaagaaaatcgagccgtttgggcaaaaacagggccggatattccggcccaagttggggccggattatccgggggccggataatccggcctcagggacaaaacctggacaaaatccggccaaaaatccggcccctatccagagctgcttttcttccggtccttagacgatttcgggggggccggatatttccgaaatatccggcccggataatccggcccggatatttccaaaatatccggcctaagaaaactatgaaacaccaaaactaaaacgggcataacttttgcatccggactccgatttcgatgatcttgggctcgttgaaatcacaacaatgagctctacaacaatatgcatagaaacatcatagtccagcaaaggaggatagaaacaaatgaagaaaggtttgacctatctcaaaaagacataccggtaaaacctccaatcttgaaaatgcaacaagttgcccatgcaaaaaccattctcaatgaactagagcttgtcatgagaataagcacaagctctaaaacatcacatggataagattcaaataacaaccaagaaagatgatgaaccaaacttgaaaacgcaacaagtgatctatgcgaaatccgtttcgatgaactagagcttgtcatgagaataaccacaagctctaaaacatcacatggataaggtccaaataacaaccaagaaagatgatgcaaggatgcaaaggtttgagctctctccgaacgatacgatcgagttactcactcgagagccctcttgatagtacggcaactaaactataaaccggtctccaactacactatgagaccggtgagaaacaaaccctatcaagagcaaaccttatacttgcgcattccacttgagctcgatgacgacgatcttgacctcaacaagatggaacgcctttcttgcttgtgcttgcttgacgaagtcttgtggattgctcccccataatccaccatgggagagcttcttcttcggcgcatcttcacataaccatgaccaccatgtggattgctcccccataatccaccatgggagaacttcttcttcggcgcatcttcacatatccatgatcaccatatggatggcaagactcaagcaaaggatctcttcgagatggctcatcttgaacttgcacttcatttcttcattcttcatcatgttgatgtcttgaagtaacttgagggctcacttcatcttcatcttcaagacatacttgacacttgatatccttcatcaatttcttcttattgcaaccttgaagccaacatatggttcaagcattgcctatggacaactcctacaaatataactcaatgcaaacattagtccatagggattgtcattaattaccaaaaccacacatgggggctccaagcACTTTCAGCGAGGGCCCCACAGAACCTGGGCGGGCAGAATTGGTGTCGCGTGATCCGACACAACGGGGCGATCCCGAGGTGGATTGTGTCAGCGAATCTGCCTCGTGTCCAGAGCTGTTGGCATTTTCTCCAGAAAATTGAAAAGATCCATATGACCAGCTGGAAGCTCCATTTGAATTGAAATTTTCTCTAGGTGGATCGTTTCGTGGAGCTGCATCCTGCACAAGAGGCACAACAGGTCTAGCAATGGAATTAGTAGCATGAGTATTCTCAGCATGTGAATCATCAATAGTAGCATTTTCCTGCTCAAAATTTTTAAGAGAAGGATCAAGAAGTAGGATCTGTTTGCGGAGAAGAGCACCAGCGTTTGGATGAAGATTTTTGAAGGGAAATACTGTCTCATCAAAGACAACATCCGATAAATATATACTCGTCCACTAGACACCTCAAGACACTTAACCCCTTTGTGGCGAGGACTATAGCCGATAAAAACACATTGTGTGGATCGGAAGGCAAGCTTGCATTTATTATAGGGTCTCAAGTTGGGCCAGCAGGCACAACCAAAGACTCGCAATGAAGAATAATTAGGACGAGTGCCAAGGAGGCGATGAACAGgggtatctgatacgtctccaacgtatctataatttcttatgttccatgctactttatgatgatacacacatattttatacacactttatgtcatatttatgcattttccggcactaacctattaacaagatgccgaagagccagttgttgttttctgctgtttttggtttcagaaatcctacaaaggaaatattctcggaattggacgaaatcaacgcccagggtcttatttttccacgaagcttccagaagtccgaaagggaaacgaagtggggcgacgaggcgccgacacaacagggcggcgcggccagggcttgggccgcgcggccctggcgtgtggggccctcgcgtcgccccctgacctacccttctgcctacatatagccttcgtcgagaaaaccccagtactgagagccgcgatatggaaaaacttccagagacgccgccgccgccaatcccatctcgggggattcaggagatcgcctccggcaccctgccggagaggggaatcatctctcggaggactcttcatcgccatgatcgcctccggagtgatgtgtgagtagttcacccctggactatgggtccatagcagtagctagatggtcgtcttctcctcatgtgctattattgtcggatcttgtgagctgcctaacatgatcaagatcatctatttgtaatgctacatgttgcgtttgttgggatccgatgaatatggaatactatgttatgttgattatcaatctatcatctatgtgttgtttatgatcttgcatgctctccgttgctagtagaggctctggccaagtcgttacttgtaactccaaaagggagtatttatgctcgatagtgggttcatgcctccattaaatgcaggacgatgtgtgaaagttctaaggttgtggatgtgctgttgccactagggataaaacatcaatgctttgtctaaggatatttgtgttgattacattacgcaccatagttaatgcaattgtctgttgtttgcaacttaatactggaaggggtgcggatgctaacttgaaggtggactttttaggcatagatgcatgctggatagcggtctatgtactttgtcgtaatgcccaattgaatttcacactactcatcataatatgtatgtgcattgtcatgccatctttatttgtcaattgcccaactgtaatttgttcacccaacatgttatttcttattggagagacaccactagtgaactgtggaccccggtccattttttacatcgaatacaatctactgcaaacattgttcttactcttctctgcaaacatcatcatccacactatacatctaatcctttgttacagcaagccggcgagattgacaacctcactgtcaccttggggcaaagtattttggttgtgttgtgcaggttccacgttggcgccggaatccctggtgttgcgccgcactacactccgccaccatcaaccttcaacgtgcttcttggctcctactggttcgataaaccttggtttcttactgagggaaaacttgctgctgtacgcatcacaccttcttcttggggttcccaacggacgcgtgctgtacgcgtatcagtatcATTGTTGATGACTTTGCTAGGAAGCATATTAATGAGATATGTGGCTGTCAGAAAAGCTCATCCCAAAATTTTAAGGGCATACCAACTTGGGAAAGAAGAGCTAGACCAACTTCAACAATGTGACGATGCTTTCGTTCCGCGGCACCATTTTGTTGGTGAGCATGAGAACAAGatacaagatgtgtaattccctGTGTTTGAAATAAGGAGTTCAATTTTATGTATTCACCCCCCCATCTGATTGAACAGTGACAATTTTTAGGCATCAGACTTGTGTTTAAGAAGATAGATCCAAATAAATTTGCTATAATCATCAATAAAACTTATATGATAATTATGACGACCAACAGAAGTAGgtgcaggaccccatacatcagaaaataCTAACTGTAGAGGGGCTGTAGATACACTGGTGGAAATAGGGTACGAAAGTTGATGACTCTTAGCTTGTTGACAAGGATCACAAATAGACTCACTACTCAAATCACTAacacaaggaagtttatttttgcTGATAATTTGCCTAACAATCACTATAGAAGGATAACCTAAACGACTGTGCCACTGGTACTGAGAAGGCTTGGCGGCGATAAAGGCAAACTTGGATGGCGTGGAGGACGCCAAAGATGCAATGAGAGGGCATAAGCCGCCAGCACACCTCCCTCTATGGACGATTCTCCTGGTAGCCTGATCCTTGATCAAAAAGAAGAAGGGGTGAAATTCAATAAAGACATGATTATCGTATGTGAAACGATGGACAGATAGTAAGTTTTTGGAAGCATCGGGAACATGAAGAATATTGCGGAGTTGAAAATCTTGAGTAGGATTACGTACTACTGAATGACCAATGTGAGAGATATTCATAACTTGTCCATTGGCAGTATTGACCGTATCATGGCCTTTGTAGGCATAACGAAGCGTGAGGTTGTTCAATTCGCCCGTAATGTGATGAGTGGCGCCTGAATCCTGGTACCAGTTTGTGTCCACGTCATAGGCAGCATGAACCTCTTTCTCGCCATAATCATGATTTATAGAGTAGCGAGACCAACAATCTTTGGCGTAGTGCCCCTCCTTGTTGCATATCTGGCATGTGACATCAGCCCAAGGAGTGGTCCTGCGAcgtccacgaccacggccgcgcccCCCTCCTGTGTTTCCACGACCCCCACCGCGGACCTGTTGGAAGGAGCGGTCGTCACGCCGATTATCACGGCGGTCATCACGGTGATCATCTCGCCGGTCACCACGGGACCGACTATTGTAATTGTTGTTGGAGTCGTGGCGAGGACGCCACTGTCGAGCTGCAACATTGGCCGAGGACTCGAACTCCGGGGGAGCAGGATCAGCAAGAAGCAGCTGCCTCTGATCATATGTCATCAGTGTGGAGTAGAGCCGGCTGATGGTGATCGGGGTGGTCGCCACGCCGAGTGCTGCAACAAGGGCGTTGCAGTCTTTGCCGAGACCGACCAGAATATAGGAGACAAGCTGTCGATCGGGGAGAGGGTGGCCGGTGGCGATGAGTTCATCTGCAAAACTTTGCATCTTGGCGAGGTAGTCGGCGGTGGACATCTGGAGTTTCTTCGTCGTGGCGAGAGCAACCAGAAGATTGTCAACCTTGGCTTCACTCTGTGCGGAGAACATCTCCTCTACGGCGCGCCAGACGCCATGGGAGCTCTCAATACGGTGAACATGTGGCAAAACCTCCAGGGACAGGGACTGCAGGAGGTAGGAGAGGACCAGTTGGTCGCGCGCGATCCAGTCCGCATAGAGAGGATTCACCTTCATTGTCGTCGGGGTGTTTGTTTCTTTGTTAGCCGGCACGTCCACCACTTCCGGTGGCGGGGCATGatcggcgccggtgatcaagccgAGTTGCTGGGCGCCACGGATGGCAGGCAAGACCTGAGATCGCTAGATGGGGTAGTTTTCCCGCGTCAGCTGTGTGCGGGGTGGTTGGCCGAGGGAGATCGGCGGGATCGGAGCGGAAGACACCATGGCCGGCgagggcgggcggcggcggtagAGCTTGCGATCGACTTCGATTGTTTGGATTATCGCCGGAAGAGGCGGC includes the following:
- the LOC139832686 gene encoding uncharacterized protein, yielding MKVNPLYADWIARDQLVLSYLLQSLSLEVLPHVHRIESSHGVWRAVEEMFSAQSEAKVDNLLVALATTKKLQMSTADYLAKMQSFADELIATGHPLPDRQLVSYILVGLGKDCNALVAALGVATTPITISRLYSTLMTYDQRQLLLADPAPPEFESSANVAARQWRPRHDSNNNYNSRSRGDRRDDHRDDRRDNRRDDRSFQQVRGGGRGNTGGGRGRGRGRRRTTPWADVTCQICNKEGHYAKDCWSRYSINHDYGEKEVHAAYDVDTNWYQDSGATHHITGELNNLTLRYAYKGHDTENATIDDSHAENTHATNSIARPVVPLVQDAAPRNDPPRENFNSNGASSWSYGSFQFSGENANSSGHEADSLTQSTSGSPRCVGSRDTNSARPGYGKNVIDCRWIYKVKRNADGSIDRYKTRMVAKGFKHRYGIDYEDTFSPVVKIATVHLVLAIAVSRGWSLRQLDVKNVFLHGVLEEEVYMRQPHGYEDRHQPGYICKLGKFNVSIFMLIHVDDIIVASSSQAPIDALLKYLHEKFALKDLGDLRYFLGIEVTPVTNGLVLNQAKYARDFLTRVGMVNCQDADWEGSVDDRRSTGGFAVFVRPNLISWSAKKQNTISRSNTEAEYKSLANATAEMIWV